Proteins encoded in a region of the Pseudomonas sp. PDNC002 genome:
- the rpsE gene encoding 30S ribosomal protein S5 yields MANNDQKRDEGYIEKLVQVNRVAKTVKGGRIFAFTALTVVGDGKGRVGFGRGKAREVPAAIQKAMEAARRNMIQVDLNGTTLQYPTKSAHGASKVYMQPASEGTGIIAGGAMRAVLEVAGVQNVLAKCYGSTNPVNVVYATFKGLKNMQSPESVAAKRGKSVEEIL; encoded by the coding sequence ATGGCAAACAACGATCAAAAGCGCGACGAAGGCTACATCGAGAAGCTGGTTCAAGTGAACCGCGTCGCCAAAACCGTAAAGGGTGGCCGTATCTTCGCCTTCACCGCGCTGACCGTGGTTGGCGATGGCAAGGGCCGTGTTGGCTTCGGTCGTGGCAAGGCGCGTGAAGTGCCAGCCGCCATCCAGAAGGCAATGGAAGCTGCTCGCCGCAACATGATCCAGGTTGATCTGAACGGCACCACCCTGCAGTACCCGACCAAGTCCGCCCATGGCGCCTCCAAGGTGTACATGCAGCCGGCTTCGGAAGGTACCGGCATCATCGCCGGCGGCGCCATGCGCGCTGTCCTGGAAGTGGCCGGTGTGCAGAACGTTCTGGCTAAGTGCTACGGCTCCACCAATCCGGTGAACGTGGTCTACGCAACCTTCAAGGGCCTGAAGAACATGCAGTCCCCTGAGTCGGTAGCGGCCAAGCGTGGCAAGAGCGTCGAGGAGATTCTCTAA
- the rpmD gene encoding 50S ribosomal protein L30, whose translation MATVKVTLIKSVNGRLANHKACVKGLGLRRIGHTVEVQDTPENRGMINKAYYLLRVEG comes from the coding sequence ATGGCAACCGTCAAAGTTACCTTGATCAAGAGCGTGAACGGCCGTCTGGCCAATCACAAGGCTTGCGTCAAAGGCCTGGGCCTGCGTCGCATTGGTCACACCGTAGAAGTTCAGGACACTCCTGAAAATCGCGGCATGATCAACAAGGCCTACTACCTGCTGCGTGTGGAGGGTTAA
- the rplO gene encoding 50S ribosomal protein L15, with translation MQLNDLRSAPGARREKHRPGRGIGSGLGKTGGRGHKGQTSRSGGSIAPGFEGGQQPLHRRLPKFGFNSLKALDRAEVRTSELAKVEGDVVTVQALKDANVINQNVQRVKVMLSGEVTRAVTLKGIGATKGARAAIEAAGGKIED, from the coding sequence ATGCAACTGAACGATCTGCGTTCCGCGCCGGGTGCCCGTCGCGAAAAGCACCGTCCGGGCCGTGGCATCGGTAGCGGTCTGGGCAAGACCGGTGGCCGTGGTCACAAAGGTCAAACCTCCCGCTCCGGTGGCTCCATCGCTCCGGGCTTCGAGGGTGGTCAGCAACCGCTGCACCGTCGTCTGCCGAAGTTCGGCTTCAACTCGCTGAAGGCCCTGGATCGCGCAGAAGTGCGTACCTCCGAGCTGGCCAAGGTCGAGGGTGATGTCGTAACCGTGCAGGCCCTGAAGGATGCCAACGTGATTAACCAGAACGTACAGCGTGTAAAAGTCATGCTGTCGGGCGAAGTTACTCGCGCGGTAACCCTGAAAGGCATCGGCGCCACCAAAGGCGCTCGTGCGGCTATCGAAGCAGCTGGCGGCAAAATCGAGGACTAA